A portion of the Lolium rigidum isolate FL_2022 chromosome 1, APGP_CSIRO_Lrig_0.1, whole genome shotgun sequence genome contains these proteins:
- the LOC124684397 gene encoding myb family transcription factor IPN2-like — protein MFPSSKKPSSTTVSSSLNDRAAAAACVQAGDSGLVLTTDPKPRLRWTVELHDRFVDAVAQLGGPDKATPKTIMRVMGVKGLTLYHLKSHLQKFRLGKQHKEFGDHHSVKEAMEMQRNAASSSGMMGRNMNDRSTHMNEALRMQMEVQRRLHEQLEVQKHLQMRVEAQGKYMQSILEKAYQTLASSDCATWPAAAGYRSLGGTQASAVLDVGGSMSFQDLTLYGGTSSHLDLQHHMEIRPTMAMDSFLAFNESCIGAADRSCSTGKTPMMWGDGDEQAKSGDDLLQMAPSSSMMMDAAGGSDGGMDPIMSLSGDSLGSKGFDGPISSKLEMRASPQQVGSERNLSYG, from the exons ATGTTCCCTTCCTCCAAGAAGCCCAGCAGCACCACGGTGAGCTCGTCACTTAATGATCGGGCTGCCGCCGCAGCGTGCGTGCAAGCCGGCGACTCCGGGCTCGTCCTCACTACCGACCCCAAGCCCCGCCTCCGGTGGACCGTCGAGCTCCATGACCGCTTCGTCGACGCCGTCGCGCAGCTCGGAGGCCCAGACA AGGCAACTCCGAAGACTATCATGAGGGTTATGGGAGTCAAGGGTCTCACGCTCTACCATCTCAAGAGCCATCTTCag AAATTCAGGCTAGGGAAGCAGCACAAAGAATTTGGCGATCATCACTCCGTCAAGGAAG CCATGGAGATGCAACGAAATGCAGCGTCCTCTTCGGGTATGATGGGAAGAAACATGAACGA TCGCAGCACGCACATGAACGAGGCACTAAGGATGCAGATGGAGGTCCAACGAAGGCTCCACGAGCAGCTAGAG GTGCAGAAGCACCTCCAGATGAGGGTGGAGGCCCAGGGGAAGTACATGCAGTCCATCCTAGAGAAAGCCTACCAAACTCTGGCGTCTAGCGACTGCGCCACCTGGCCTGCAGCTGCCGGGTACCGATCTCTGGGCGGCACCCAGGCGTCAGCGGTGCTCGACGTCGGCGGCTCCATGAGCTTCCAGGATCTGACCCTGTACGGTGGGACCTCGAGCCATCTGGACCTGCAGCATCACATGGAGATAAGGCCAACAATGGCCATGGATAGCTTCTTGGCGTTCAATGAGAGCTGCATTGGGGCAGCAGACAGGAGCTGCTCCACTGGGAAGACCCCGATGATGTGGGGCGACGGCGATGAGCAGGCGAAGAGTGGTGATGACCTCCTTCAGATGGCACCATCCTCGTCGATGATGATGGATGCTGCCGGTGGCAGTGATGGCGGCATGGATCCGATCATGTCATTGTCCGGCGACTCCCTGGGTAGTAAGGGCTTTGATGGCCCGATCAGCTCCAAGCTTGAGATGAGGGCGTCTCCACAACAAGTAGGAAGTGAGAGGAACTTGTCCTACGGGTAA